One Megamonas hypermegale genomic window carries:
- the cas6 gene encoding CRISPR-associated endoribonuclease Cas6: MKIYQIRLKLFLLENVAANKIQEKITAFIDSGFKTDEKWLNFHEQNSYKNYCYDQLFPLEEDKLYKKEKIYTLTIRTVDLELAKYFKLVCVDNHTKEIKGLVAEIRVLPKKILETVYTITPVIVKTEDGYWKDAIKFTEFEQRLKVNLIKKWNAYHNEKIDEDFDLYTMIELKNKKPIAMEYKNIKLLGDKVQIQVADNKRAQDLWYFALGVGLGEMNSRGCGFLNYRWL; the protein is encoded by the coding sequence ATGAAAATTTATCAGATTCGCTTAAAATTATTTCTTTTAGAAAACGTAGCTGCAAATAAAATTCAAGAAAAGATAACAGCTTTTATTGATTCAGGTTTTAAAACTGATGAAAAGTGGCTAAATTTTCATGAACAGAATAGTTACAAAAATTATTGTTATGACCAGTTGTTTCCGTTAGAAGAAGATAAACTTTATAAGAAAGAAAAAATTTATACTTTGACTATACGCACTGTTGATTTAGAATTGGCGAAGTATTTCAAGCTGGTATGCGTTGACAACCATACGAAAGAAATCAAGGGACTAGTAGCGGAAATAAGAGTGTTACCTAAAAAAATTCTTGAAACAGTATATACTATTACGCCTGTGATTGTTAAGACTGAAGACGGATATTGGAAGGATGCCATAAAATTTACGGAGTTCGAACAAAGATTGAAAGTTAATTTAATCAAAAAATGGAATGCGTATCATAATGAAAAAATTGATGAAGATTTTGATTTGTACACAATGATTGAATTGAAAAATAAAAAGCCAATTGCTATGGAATATAAAAATATAAAGCTGTTGGGCGATAAAGTTCAGATACAAGTAGCAGATAATAAGCGTGCGCAAGATTTATGGTATTTTGCCTTAGGTGTTGGTTTAGGTGAGATGAATTCTCGTGGCTGTGGGTTTTTAAATTATCGTTGGTTATAA
- the codA gene encoding cytosine deaminase, translated as MKTLFINVRLKDIKDLQSILVSDGKFERIGKIEVQEDYNVIDLKGNLVVPPYVDPHIHLDYVFTAKAEGATNKTGTLFEGIQRWSETKSKFTKENIKYRAKKAIKKEVLAGVQYIRTHVDVTNKNFEALEAILELKEELKDIVTIQIVSFPQEGMYAYKNGVELVEEGLKMGADCVGAIPHFEYAKEFGEKSIHKAVELALKYDRLIDVHCDETDDEQSRYVELLAALTYMEGIDKKTTASHTCSLGSANNAYVFRLMNLLCKTKMNFISCPTENIYLQGRQDTYPKRRGLTRVKELNDNHINVCFAQDSISDPWYPLGNGNMMNILDHGIHICQMMSFGEIDNALDLITINGAKTMNLDDVYGIEIGNDANFIVINAKSEFEAICERAGVLASIRNGKYLFDKIPEKVNTDIELLS; from the coding sequence ATGAAAACTTTGTTTATAAATGTTCGTTTAAAAGACATAAAAGATTTACAATCTATTTTAGTTAGTGATGGCAAATTTGAAAGAATTGGCAAAATCGAAGTACAAGAAGATTATAATGTTATTGATTTAAAAGGTAATTTAGTAGTACCTCCATATGTAGACCCGCATATACATTTGGATTATGTGTTTACTGCTAAAGCTGAAGGAGCAACTAACAAAACAGGAACATTATTTGAAGGAATACAACGCTGGAGCGAAACAAAATCTAAATTTACAAAAGAAAATATAAAATATAGAGCTAAAAAAGCTATAAAAAAAGAAGTACTAGCAGGAGTTCAGTATATTAGAACACATGTAGATGTAACTAATAAAAATTTTGAAGCATTAGAAGCTATTTTAGAGTTAAAAGAAGAATTAAAAGATATTGTAACAATTCAAATAGTATCTTTTCCACAAGAAGGAATGTATGCATATAAAAATGGCGTAGAATTAGTTGAAGAAGGTTTAAAAATGGGGGCAGATTGTGTAGGAGCAATACCTCATTTTGAATATGCCAAAGAATTTGGTGAAAAATCTATTCATAAAGCAGTTGAATTAGCTTTAAAATATGATCGCTTAATAGATGTTCATTGTGATGAAACAGATGATGAACAATCTCGATATGTAGAATTATTAGCAGCGCTCACCTATATGGAAGGAATAGATAAAAAAACTACAGCAAGTCATACTTGTTCATTAGGTTCAGCCAATAATGCCTATGTTTTTAGATTGATGAATTTATTATGTAAAACAAAGATGAATTTTATTTCATGTCCTACAGAAAATATCTATCTCCAAGGTCGTCAGGATACATATCCAAAACGCAGAGGATTGACAAGAGTAAAAGAATTAAATGATAATCATATAAATGTTTGCTTTGCTCAAGACTCCATATCAGACCCATGGTATCCTTTAGGAAATGGAAATATGATGAATATTTTAGACCATGGAATTCATATTTGTCAGATGATGTCTTTTGGTGAAATTGATAACGCTTTGGATTTAATTACAATAAATGGAGCTAAAACCATGAATTTAGATGATGTTTATGGAATTGAAATTGGAAATGATGCTAATTTTATTGTTATTAATGCTAAAAGCGAATTTGAAGCAATTTGTGAACGTGCAGGTGTATTAGCCTCTATTAGAAACGGAAAGTACTTGTTTGATAAAATTCCAGAAAAAGTAAATACTGATATTGAATTATTATCTTAA
- a CDS encoding creatininase translates to MSYYMHDLTWPEFNDKKDKVVILPIGSTEQHALHLPLCTDAKIAEQFSLHLAEKIDGVVMPTIVYGYKSKPLSGGGPLFPGTIDLNGSTLIYLVHDILMELVRDGFTKIFIMNAHFENEAFVVEAMDLVNRETNGAATIVESNWWDPMPEDVIDLIFDKVPFPGWALEHAAVTETSLMLYFAPQLCRMDRTVDVVSTNALPYFRYPLKKDDVPESGALASCAYSSAEKGKIIVDKVLPELVNICKKEFNI, encoded by the coding sequence ATGTCGTATTATATGCATGATTTAACTTGGCCAGAATTCAATGATAAGAAAGATAAAGTAGTTATTTTACCAATCGGTTCAACAGAGCAACACGCTTTACATCTTCCTTTATGTACAGATGCTAAAATAGCAGAACAATTTTCCCTACATTTAGCAGAAAAAATAGATGGAGTAGTGATGCCGACAATCGTTTATGGTTATAAATCAAAACCCTTAAGCGGTGGCGGTCCATTATTTCCAGGAACAATAGATTTAAATGGTAGCACTTTAATTTATTTAGTTCATGATATATTGATGGAATTAGTAAGAGATGGATTTACAAAAATTTTCATTATGAATGCACATTTTGAAAATGAAGCATTCGTAGTTGAAGCAATGGATTTAGTCAATAGAGAAACAAATGGAGCAGCAACAATTGTTGAGTCTAATTGGTGGGACCCAATGCCTGAAGATGTGATAGATTTGATATTTGATAAAGTTCCTTTCCCTGGTTGGGCATTAGAACATGCAGCTGTAACAGAAACATCTTTGATGTTATATTTTGCACCGCAACTTTGCAGAATGGATAGAACAGTAGATGTGGTATCAACAAATGCATTGCCTTATTTTAGATATCCATTGAAAAAAGATGATGTGCCAGAATCAGGCGCATTAGCAAGTTGTGCTTATTCTAGTGCTGAAAAAGGTAAAATAATAGTTGATAAAGTTTTACCTGAATTGGTAAATATCTGTAAAAAAGAATTTAACATCTAA
- a CDS encoding sodium:solute symporter family transporter, with protein sequence MTLQELSIIFFFGFLVFVGIVAYFSSKQKAAGVSADVEYYLGGHSTPTVVLAFSYVTSSISAACFMGDPGIMSTVGWPYYWVVIAIVPGLIIPAVLLMPKMRQQAEKLGSLTIPEYLGQRYNSTALRLIIAGVISVFYIFPLVAQFKGAAVLLESFTGISFNMGLAIITVVIIFYVIVGGLRSVAWTDFVQGLPMLVISIVLLVVSLNAVGGFTGLEEKLSQIDPNMLKVVQDEAPDAQMSLSGVLGNFVFWCVIFISQPYLCSRFLAIPNVKRKTIGTFLITALILSVIYNSFYIAGLTGRVLFPDVKADYLTVTMAINLLPTAVAAFMMIGIFAAMMSTATSVLLVIGQAVGRDFYSKTINKNATPEKEVLVTRIAIVVVAFICFAFNYVDPPEFLSVVLYLGLSGIGSCIGIPLFAAIVSKKSTKEGAIVSSIVGPIAYIIFNYVVGFNFWFAGLMAIVVAAICMIVISTVINKKNKALISNVIEAK encoded by the coding sequence ATGACATTACAGGAATTATCAATAATATTCTTTTTTGGATTTTTAGTTTTTGTAGGAATAGTAGCATATTTCTCTAGTAAGCAAAAAGCAGCTGGTGTATCTGCTGATGTTGAATATTATTTAGGCGGACATAGTACTCCTACAGTAGTATTAGCCTTTTCTTATGTAACATCCTCAATCAGTGCTGCGTGTTTTATGGGTGACCCAGGAATTATGTCTACAGTAGGATGGCCATATTATTGGGTAGTTATTGCTATTGTACCAGGGTTAATCATTCCAGCTGTATTGCTTATGCCAAAAATGAGACAGCAAGCAGAAAAACTTGGTTCATTGACCATTCCAGAATATTTGGGACAAAGATATAATAGTACGGCATTACGTTTGATAATTGCAGGCGTTATATCAGTTTTCTATATTTTCCCACTAGTTGCACAATTTAAAGGAGCAGCTGTTTTGCTAGAATCTTTTACCGGTATTTCTTTTAACATGGGATTAGCTATTATAACAGTTGTAATTATTTTTTATGTTATCGTTGGCGGTTTAAGATCCGTAGCATGGACTGATTTTGTTCAAGGTTTGCCAATGCTGGTTATCAGTATTGTATTATTAGTTGTTTCATTGAATGCTGTTGGTGGATTTACTGGTTTAGAAGAAAAATTATCACAAATTGACCCGAATATGTTGAAAGTTGTTCAGGATGAAGCACCTGATGCTCAAATGTCTTTATCTGGTGTTTTGGGAAATTTTGTTTTTTGGTGTGTTATTTTTATAAGCCAACCATATTTATGCTCTCGTTTTTTAGCTATACCAAATGTAAAAAGAAAAACAATTGGAACATTTTTAATCACAGCTTTAATTTTAAGTGTTATTTACAATAGTTTTTATATTGCAGGTTTAACAGGTAGAGTATTATTTCCAGATGTTAAAGCAGACTATTTAACTGTAACAATGGCAATAAACCTTTTACCTACAGCAGTTGCAGCTTTTATGATGATTGGTATTTTTGCAGCTATGATGTCTACAGCAACTTCTGTTTTATTGGTAATTGGTCAGGCAGTAGGTAGAGATTTCTATTCTAAAACTATAAATAAAAATGCTACACCAGAAAAAGAAGTTTTAGTTACTAGAATTGCGATTGTAGTAGTAGCATTTATCTGTTTTGCATTTAACTATGTTGACCCACCAGAATTTTTATCCGTTGTATTGTACTTAGGATTGAGTGGAATAGGTTCCTGTATTGGTATTCCATTATTTGCAGCTATTGTTTCTAAAAAATCTACTAAAGAAGGAGCAATAGTTTCATCTATTGTTGGACCAATTGCTTATATCATTTTCAACTATGTAGTTGGTTTCAACTTCTGGTTTGCAGGCTTGATGGCTATTGTTGTAGCTGCTATCTGCATGATAGTGATTTCTACAGTTATTAATAAAAAAAATAAAGCTTTAATTAGCAATGTAATAGAAGCTAAATGA
- a CDS encoding PucR family transcriptional regulator, which translates to MFQCKDLFKLSSLSKMKIIAGNKGLHRVIRWSYKAESIHLAKWVHGGELLIVSKMVIHEENFDLYNFLKEAISLNMSGALLLTGTGYIEQIPQSVIDLSNQKHFPLFLIPWNTPLVDIFEELGHAIASINLINDKHKDLLFSIIFNNNLSIDYLKYQNPEINFSFDGSLQFFEINFLLPQNKNSFKMNDVDKDTICQFIHTLFQNEQIPILYSGYTKNIIGLMNVTNASTDTLNAIFNETLTYINENYPNYIINIGIGTKQQSLSKCKLSYEQASKCINLAIKQNKQNTIRYYEQLGLYQLFYDINNKTLLENFVSNILSKLIAYDEKYNTDLIKTLDVYLSKNCNLNQTAEELFIHRNTIKYRLQRIEEITNTNLDDAFTRLNFFNAILIKNFLQ; encoded by the coding sequence ATGTTTCAATGTAAAGATTTATTTAAACTATCATCTTTATCTAAAATGAAAATAATTGCTGGAAATAAAGGACTACACAGAGTCATTCGTTGGAGCTATAAAGCAGAATCTATTCATCTTGCAAAATGGGTACACGGTGGTGAACTTTTAATCGTAAGTAAAATGGTCATTCATGAAGAGAATTTCGACCTATATAATTTTTTAAAGGAAGCTATTTCCTTAAATATGTCTGGTGCGCTTTTACTTACAGGAACAGGCTATATCGAACAAATCCCTCAATCTGTCATTGATTTAAGCAATCAAAAACATTTCCCGCTATTTCTAATACCATGGAATACGCCTCTTGTTGATATTTTTGAAGAATTAGGCCATGCTATAGCCAGTATTAATTTAATAAACGATAAACACAAAGATTTATTGTTTAGTATTATTTTTAATAATAATTTATCTATTGATTACTTAAAATATCAAAATCCTGAAATCAATTTTTCTTTTGATGGCTCTTTACAATTTTTTGAAATTAATTTTCTTTTACCTCAAAATAAAAATTCTTTTAAAATGAATGATGTTGATAAAGACACAATCTGTCAATTTATTCATACGCTATTCCAAAATGAACAAATTCCAATATTATACTCTGGATATACTAAAAATATCATCGGTCTTATGAATGTCACCAATGCATCTACTGATACATTAAACGCTATTTTTAATGAAACATTAACTTATATCAATGAAAATTATCCTAATTATATTATAAATATCGGCATTGGAACAAAACAACAATCTTTGAGCAAATGCAAACTAAGCTATGAACAAGCTTCTAAATGTATAAATCTTGCAATCAAACAAAATAAACAAAATACCATTCGTTATTATGAACAACTAGGTTTATATCAACTATTTTATGATATTAACAATAAAACATTACTCGAAAATTTCGTAAGCAACATATTATCTAAATTAATAGCTTATGATGAAAAATACAATACTGATTTAATAAAAACTTTAGATGTGTATTTAAGTAAAAATTGCAATTTAAATCAAACAGCCGAAGAATTATTCATACATCGCAATACTATAAAATACAGATTACAGCGCATTGAAGAAATCACTAATACTAATTTAGATGATGCCTTTACGCGTTTAAATTTTTTCAATGCCATCTTAATAAAAAATTTTCTTCAATAA
- a CDS encoding prolyl-tRNA synthetase associated domain-containing protein, translating into MNKAEILQYLTDKHINFIKYEHAPIFSVEEGDKSDLPNHDKVIRNLFLCDAKKKNYYLVSLFVHKQINLKELSAKIPSKRLSFAKQDAMEQMLEVKPGSVTPLAILNNKDKNILMIFDSELQNQTIGMHPMENTATVFMKFEDLYNLLLPHGNEIRILDL; encoded by the coding sequence TTGAATAAAGCTGAAATCTTGCAATATCTTACTGATAAACACATAAATTTTATAAAATATGAACATGCGCCTATCTTTTCTGTAGAAGAAGGCGATAAATCTGATTTACCTAATCACGATAAAGTCATTCGCAATTTATTTCTCTGTGATGCTAAAAAGAAAAATTATTATCTCGTATCATTATTTGTGCATAAACAGATAAATCTTAAAGAATTAAGTGCTAAAATTCCAAGTAAACGATTGAGTTTTGCCAAGCAAGATGCAATGGAACAAATGCTCGAAGTAAAACCTGGCAGTGTAACACCACTCGCTATATTAAATAATAAAGATAAAAATATTTTAATGATTTTCGATAGTGAATTACAAAATCAAACAATCGGCATGCACCCAATGGAAAATACCGCCACTGTCTTTATGAAATTTGAAGACTTATATAACTTATTATTGCCACATGGAAATGAAATCCGCATATTAGATTTATAA
- a CDS encoding IS3 family transposase (programmed frameshift) has translation MTKYSNEFKVKAIKMVLKGDSISHVAKILNMPNTASLRRWIFHYENGGISQLLHKNRKYTPIFKQKVIEYKWLHHLSLNQTAAKFSIPNTGTISTWEKLYSSYGFSGLISKKRGRPSMKKSKNKLNKPKKELSYVEQLEQEVYQLRMENDLLKKWHALMKQWEKEKTLVLVIAKLRKKYTLKALLNYTKLAKSTYYDALKKLSKEDKYKGLKTLIHNICNKNHGRYGYRRVTLQLHKQGIKVNHKVVMRLMKEENLTCKIRAKKYKSYRGQEGKIAKNILNRNFKAEKPNEKWATDVTEFALCNEKIYLSPIIDLYNGEIISYKISKRPILKQVLDMVKDATRKIKETKGIILHSDQGWQYQNRRYQELLKEKGIIQSMSRKGNCLDNAVIENFFGLLKSELFYLKKFKSVEDFIKELKSYIKYYNTKRIKIKLKGLSPVEYRTKSQLIA, from the exons ATGACTAAATACTCAAATGAATTTAAAGTTAAAGCAATTAAAATGGTTTTAAAAGGAGATTCTATTTCTCATGTAGCTAAAATTCTAAACATGCCAAACACAGCTTCTCTTCGTAGATGGATATTTCATTATGAAAATGGTGGCATCTCACAACTTCTTCATAAAAATCGTAAATATACTCCTATCTTTAAGCAAAAAGTTATTGAATATAAATGGCTACATCATTTATCATTAAATCAAACAGCAGCCAAATTTTCCATTCCTAATACTGGTACAATTTCTACATGGGAAAAGTTGTATAGTTCTTATGGATTTTCTGGCTTAATTTCTAAGAAACGAGGTAGACCATCTATGAAAAAATCTAAAAACAAACTTAACAAACCTAAAAAAGAACTTTCTTATGTTGAACAATTGGAACAAGAAGTTTATCAATTAAGGATGGAAAATGACTTATTAAAAAAGTGGCATGCCTTAATGAAGCAATGGGAAAAGGAA AAAACACTAGTTCTAGTAATTGCTAAATTAAGGAAAAAATATACTCTAAAAGCCCTATTAAACTATACAAAATTAGCTAAAAGCACATATTATGATGCATTAAAAAAATTATCAAAAGAAGACAAATATAAAGGATTAAAAACATTAATTCATAATATTTGTAATAAAAATCATGGAAGATATGGATATAGAAGAGTAACTTTGCAGCTGCATAAACAAGGAATAAAAGTCAATCATAAAGTAGTTATGAGATTGATGAAAGAAGAAAATTTAACATGCAAGATAAGAGCAAAGAAATATAAATCGTATAGAGGGCAAGAAGGGAAAATAGCTAAAAATATATTAAATAGAAATTTCAAAGCAGAAAAACCAAACGAAAAATGGGCAACAGATGTAACAGAATTTGCATTATGTAATGAAAAAATATATTTATCACCAATAATAGATTTATATAACGGAGAAATAATAAGTTATAAAATATCGAAAAGACCAATACTAAAGCAAGTATTAGATATGGTAAAAGATGCAACAAGAAAGATAAAAGAAACAAAAGGAATAATTCTACATTCAGACCAAGGATGGCAGTATCAGAATAGAAGATATCAGGAGTTATTAAAAGAAAAAGGCATTATCCAAAGCATGAGCCGAAAAGGAAATTGCTTAGATAATGCCGTAATAGAAAATTTCTTTGGTTTGCTAAAAAGCGAATTGTTTTATTTAAAAAAATTTAAATCCGTTGAAGATTTTATAAAAGAGTTAAAATCTTATATAAAATATTATAATACAAAACGGATAAAGATAAAACTAAAAGGACTTAGTCCCGTAGAATACAGAACTAAGTCTCAATTAATAGCTTAA
- the ileS gene encoding isoleucine--tRNA ligase: protein MYNKVDTNLNFVDREKQIEKFWEEHKIFEKQVHQHDDADVFTFYDGPPTANGKPHIGHVLTRVIKDMIPRYQAMKGHKTIRKAGWDTHGLPVELEVEKSLGINGKEQIEEYGIEPFVKKCKESVWKYEGMWEEFSKAVGYWADMDDPYVTYHNDYIESVWWALKEIWNKGLLYKGHKIVPYCPRCGTPLSSHEVAQGYKDVKEKSAFVRFKVKGEDAYFLAWTTTPWTLPSNLGLCVNPEITYVKVKQGDYTYYMAKELCDKVLGEDYTIVEEMPGKSLEYKEYEPLYPYAVGKLKGKKAFFVTCDDYVTTTDGTGIVHLAPAFGEDDSRVCHKYDIGFVQFVDAKGCMTDDTDWPGVFVKKADPKILKDLEEKGLLFAAPVFEHSYPHCWRCDTPLLYYARETWFIRMTAVRDKLIANNNTINWIPPTIGKGRFGDWIEHVQDWGLSRNRYWGTPLNVWECECGHQHAIGSIEELKSMSDNCPDDIELHRPFIDAVTIKCPKCGKEMHRVPEVIDCWFDSGSMPFAQWHYPFENKELFEEQFPADFISEAVDQTRGWFYSLLAISTLLFDKAPYKNVIVLGHVLDAQGRKMSKSKGNAVEPMKALAKHGADAIRWYFYENSAPWLPNRFHDAAVQEGQRKFMGTLWNTYAFFVLYANIDKFDVSKYTLEYDKLSVLDKWCLSRLNTVIKTVDEDLNTYKITEAAKALEQFVDELSNWYVRRSRERFWAKDTDQNKINAYMTLYTALTTVIKLAAPMIPFMTEAIYQNLVLNTEKDAPESVHLCDYPVANEAYIDTELEKTMDLVLKAVALGRAARNEANIKNRQPVALMYIKAPFELNEYYTKIVAEELNVKEVEFKDDMDEYLNYEIKPQFKVLGPKYGKQMKEIAAALAKLNGHQAKAELDKNKCLKLALSTGEVTLVPEDLDVKMTQTEGFAAQRDGGVTVAISTVLTPELIEEGFVREIISKVQTMRKENGFEVTDRITVFAQGNEKIAKFMQDNAEAIKKITLADELVYDKLDGFTKEWNINGEKVTLGVK, encoded by the coding sequence GTGTATAACAAGGTAGATACCAATCTTAATTTCGTTGACCGCGAAAAACAGATTGAAAAATTCTGGGAAGAACATAAAATTTTTGAAAAACAAGTTCATCAACATGATGATGCTGATGTATTTACTTTCTATGATGGACCACCAACAGCTAATGGTAAACCACATATCGGTCACGTTTTAACTCGTGTTATTAAAGATATGATACCGCGTTATCAAGCTATGAAAGGTCATAAAACAATTCGTAAAGCTGGTTGGGATACTCACGGCTTACCAGTTGAATTGGAAGTTGAAAAATCCCTCGGTATCAACGGAAAAGAACAGATTGAAGAATACGGTATTGAACCATTCGTAAAAAAATGTAAAGAAAGCGTTTGGAAATATGAAGGCATGTGGGAAGAATTTTCCAAAGCTGTAGGATACTGGGCAGATATGGATGACCCATATGTAACTTACCATAATGATTACATTGAATCTGTATGGTGGGCACTCAAAGAAATCTGGAACAAAGGACTCTTATACAAAGGTCATAAAATTGTACCTTATTGCCCACGCTGCGGAACTCCACTTTCTTCACATGAAGTGGCACAGGGATATAAAGATGTAAAAGAAAAATCTGCTTTCGTTCGCTTTAAAGTAAAAGGCGAAGATGCGTATTTCCTCGCATGGACAACAACACCATGGACATTACCTTCTAACCTTGGCTTGTGCGTAAATCCAGAAATTACTTATGTAAAAGTAAAACAAGGCGATTACACTTATTACATGGCAAAAGAACTTTGCGATAAAGTTCTCGGCGAAGATTATACAATCGTTGAAGAAATGCCAGGTAAATCCCTTGAATACAAAGAGTACGAACCTCTTTATCCATATGCTGTAGGCAAATTAAAAGGTAAAAAAGCATTCTTCGTAACTTGTGATGATTATGTAACAACTACTGATGGTACTGGTATCGTTCACTTAGCACCTGCATTTGGTGAAGATGACTCCCGCGTTTGCCATAAATACGATATCGGCTTTGTACAATTCGTTGATGCTAAAGGTTGCATGACGGATGATACTGATTGGCCAGGCGTATTTGTAAAAAAAGCTGATCCAAAAATTTTAAAAGACCTCGAAGAAAAAGGTTTACTTTTCGCTGCACCTGTATTTGAACATAGCTATCCACATTGCTGGCGTTGCGATACTCCACTTTTATACTATGCTCGTGAAACATGGTTCATTCGCATGACTGCTGTTCGTGATAAACTCATCGCTAACAACAATACAATTAATTGGATACCTCCAACAATTGGTAAAGGTCGTTTCGGCGATTGGATTGAACACGTTCAAGACTGGGGCCTTTCCCGTAACCGTTATTGGGGCACACCACTCAACGTTTGGGAATGCGAATGCGGTCATCAACATGCTATCGGTTCCATTGAAGAATTAAAATCCATGTCCGATAATTGTCCAGATGACATTGAATTACACCGTCCATTTATCGATGCTGTAACAATTAAATGTCCAAAATGTGGCAAAGAAATGCACCGTGTACCAGAAGTTATTGACTGCTGGTTCGACTCTGGTTCCATGCCATTTGCACAGTGGCACTATCCATTTGAAAATAAAGAACTCTTTGAAGAACAGTTCCCAGCAGACTTCATTTCTGAAGCTGTTGACCAGACTCGTGGTTGGTTCTATTCCTTATTGGCTATTTCTACACTTCTTTTCGATAAAGCACCGTACAAAAATGTTATCGTATTAGGACATGTACTCGATGCTCAAGGTCGCAAAATGAGTAAATCCAAAGGCAATGCAGTAGAACCAATGAAAGCACTTGCAAAACATGGTGCTGATGCAATTCGCTGGTACTTCTATGAAAATAGTGCACCTTGGCTTCCAAATCGTTTCCATGATGCAGCTGTTCAAGAAGGTCAACGTAAATTCATGGGTACACTTTGGAACACATATGCATTCTTTGTACTCTATGCTAATATCGATAAATTCGATGTATCTAAATACACACTTGAATATGATAAATTATCCGTTCTCGATAAATGGTGCTTATCTCGTCTTAATACAGTAATAAAAACAGTAGACGAAGACTTAAACACTTATAAAATCACTGAAGCTGCTAAAGCTTTAGAACAGTTCGTTGATGAACTCTCCAACTGGTATGTAAGAAGAAGTCGTGAACGTTTCTGGGCAAAAGATACAGACCAGAACAAAATCAATGCGTATATGACACTTTATACAGCACTCACAACTGTTATTAAATTAGCAGCACCAATGATACCGTTCATGACAGAAGCTATTTATCAGAACCTCGTTTTAAATACAGAAAAAGATGCTCCAGAAAGTGTACATCTTTGCGATTATCCAGTAGCTAACGAAGCATATATTGATACTGAATTAGAAAAAACAATGGATTTAGTATTAAAAGCTGTAGCTCTTGGTCGTGCTGCTCGTAACGAAGCTAATATCAAAAACCGTCAGCCAGTTGCTCTCATGTACATCAAAGCACCATTTGAACTCAACGAATATTATACAAAAATCGTTGCTGAAGAATTGAACGTTAAAGAAGTTGAATTCAAAGATGATATGGACGAATACTTAAACTATGAAATCAAACCACAGTTTAAAGTTCTCGGTCCAAAATATGGCAAACAGATGAAAGAAATTGCTGCTGCACTTGCTAAATTAAATGGTCATCAAGCAAAAGCTGAACTCGATAAAAATAAATGCTTAAAACTCGCTCTTTCTACTGGTGAAGTAACACTCGTTCCAGAAGATTTAGATGTAAAAATGACTCAGACTGAAGGTTTTGCAGCACAGCGCGATGGCGGCGTAACTGTAGCTATTTCCACAGTATTGACTCCTGAACTTATTGAAGAAGGTTTCGTACGTGAAATCATCAGTAAAGTACAGACAATGCGTAAAGAAAATGGCTTTGAAGTAACTGACCGCATCACAGTATTTGCACAAGGCAATGAAAAAATTGCTAAATTCATGCAAGACAACGCTGAAGCAATTAAGAAAATCACATTAGCTGATGAACTTGTTTATGATAAATTAGACGGTTTCACAAAAGAATGGAATATCAACGGCGAAAAAGTAACACTCGGCGTAAAATAA